A genomic segment from Haloarchaeobius salinus encodes:
- a CDS encoding PGF-CTERM sorting domain-containing protein: MNELYTEELNGGATGDTALTDVTGSGLTINGAGELTVSGVSKWAEGDDTALLEPTSKDGVEVDTTTAISGQRVCRNFSRTLFGLSQGDTLEVEVTVNVNVTLATDATQAANYTVALYVDGVHVGNETVSLPAEGNRTISLSHRFAEPGEYAFAIDNQSVGSVTVESAGTTTTRTTADPSQTTEVTDGPTQTTGTTGVPAQTTRPTEGEATSAPASSPTEPATDGDVPGFGVLAAVLALLATAPLARRWY; the protein is encoded by the coding sequence TTGAACGAACTCTACACGGAGGAGCTCAACGGTGGTGCCACCGGCGACACCGCACTGACGGACGTCACGGGGTCTGGCCTGACGATCAACGGGGCCGGCGAACTCACCGTGTCCGGCGTCAGCAAGTGGGCCGAGGGCGACGACACGGCTCTGTTGGAACCCACCTCGAAAGACGGCGTCGAGGTCGACACGACCACCGCCATATCCGGCCAACGCGTCTGTCGGAACTTCAGCCGGACGCTGTTCGGACTCAGCCAGGGTGATACCCTAGAGGTGGAGGTAACCGTCAACGTGAACGTTACCCTCGCTACCGACGCAACCCAGGCCGCGAACTACACCGTCGCGCTCTACGTCGACGGTGTACACGTGGGGAACGAGACGGTCAGCCTCCCTGCCGAGGGGAACCGGACTATCTCACTGAGTCACAGGTTCGCCGAGCCCGGTGAGTACGCATTCGCTATCGACAACCAGTCGGTCGGATCGGTCACCGTCGAATCCGCAGGGACCACGACGACGAGAACCACAGCCGACCCGTCCCAGACCACTGAAGTCACCGATGGACCCACCCAGACGACGGGAACCACAGGTGTACCTGCCCAGACGACGCGTCCCACTGAGGGAGAGGCGACCAGTGCTCCTGCGTCGTCGCCGACCGAGCCGGCCACCGACGGGGACGTGCCAGGCTTCGGCGTACTTGCGGCGGTGCTGGCACTACTGGCGACCGCGCCCCTCGCACGGCGGTGGTACTGA